TTGTGCTGATAAAGAGGGATAACGTCTTTGATAAAAATCTTTACATACAGATACCAGTACAGGTAAGTcttgtacaaatacacacacttaaactgttacattttcaTTATGCGTTgtccacatgtacacacacttagtCCCAaacatccatatacatatacactataTGTAACTTTCTCACAAAACACTTTACAGTGTCTTTCAGAAACACGTGCACTAACACGTACACACTTCTTTTTAAAAACTACCACATTTGGATTAAACTTCATTTAAGgtgtacattttaaaaaaaaaaaaaaaacccagatatacatgtaaagagcAAATATGAACATCTTTAGCTGACTGGCATAGTCTCCAAACCCAGGCCTAATAAGCCTGGTTTGTCCTGCCCGAGGTATGGTCCGGACACCCTGTTACAGTGCCCCCTCCTCGGGCTCTCTCCACCCCTGCTGCCCCTTGACTGGGTGCACTGCACTGATGATCTACCTCCAAATTAGCTGGGACCGGTGAAGAGTTAGAGTTGGTCATCACTTCTGAAACTTGTGTAGTAGGCACTGAGGCAGTCTGGGAAGATGCTGACagagaaacagaaaatgtcCCATAATAAATATGGAAAAATTACACACACACGTAGATCGAGCCAGTTTTGAACTTTATGTGAGGAGCCACAAAATAAACATGCATAGCAAATTTACTcacaataaatcaatatttggAGTAGTTATTGCACAATAATCCAAGCAAAGTCAAGAAAACATCACAACACGATCAACTTATCGAcagatctgtgttttttttttttcaaaatatatctGAAGAGAAATGATCAGACAAATTCAGAGAATTTATATCCCACCATTAATATGACAAACTACTCCACATTACCATCACCTGATACCATTCTGCCGAAGTTCGGAATAACCTcggcaaaactacattgtattTCATTATGTATTTGGCCACTCTGCCGCTGGGGGCGTggaacaagggagataatattATACAGCTTGTTCCAACAATAGTACCCCATATTACCTCCCTTTATCTAAAGGGTATTCAGAAGTGGCATTTGTCACAGAATCTATAACTTACTGTATCTTTATTACTTTATTACGCAGCACAGCAATCAACCCATCAAAATAATCTTCAGAATGCATAGAATATGCAGGAATATAAGATATTAAGAATATACACTAATTAGATCCTTTCCAATTATATGGCATTATTttgtaagacaatggcatggacaAGAACATGCAAAACTTTTCTAAATTTTAAACCTAATATTGCACACAATcacacaaaacaagccttgtgcCTCCCTCTAAGGAACCCTACCCACATTTTTGggaaatttctgaaaacaacAGTGTCAATTTAGTCATACAAAGTTTACAGTTATATTTCTTTACCTGTTTAATTATATAAAGTCTGATATTTTCAAACAGTACAGGTGTGGTGCCCTATATTCACATGAGTGTTGCTTTACATGATAGTTCACACATGCATATGCTATTGTCTATGATCATAGTTAGATTAATGTGAATTACAGATGGTTCTATATGtgttgtatatatttactgtttGACAACAATTATTTTGAGCCTTTTATTGTTGGGCTATGTTTAGTATAAACCAAGAAATagtaaaaaacacatttactgatatctgacatcaggagaccTTTAACATCAATGAGAGACTCGAGGACATTTCGCAGTCATTTTCTCCTCTGACCTTGtggtgcgtgtgtacttcacatgtgttttatgagcacacgtacaCTGATTGTTGTGATgtaacaaaagaaagaaaacaagagTTTATAGCTTTGGGCCGTCTTGTTACGGATGACAGGGAATTTTATGAGCTCTTCATCAATCTTGACCAAGCATACACTgctgtatatataatttctcACTTTCCCAACAGAGCACAAGTCATTTGTTGCTTTCCTTATTAATGATGATAGAGTTCTGCTTCTTACAGATACATCATTTTACAGCTGTTCTTATTTCTCTAGGGAATCTGCCAGGCTGGCAAATTAATGGGTACAAAACACTAACCCTCGCCATACATGACAATGCCACAACACATACATTAATTGGCCCTCCATGTACAACAGTTTTAGTTTGCAAGAGACACTCGTTCATTCCATCaccattactgtaattcttcaacactTTCTCATGTTTGCTACCTGTTTGTTCAAGCATTTTCTGAAGCAGacaattattttgtgtagactgataaaattatactttttgtgaagccctgaaaatggcagatccaaccaatgtagtgttatctccaaaatcaacttaaatgtgcataaattgcactgaaaattgctctttcatatgcgaacaggttgaggaattggggtactgtatttcatctaaagtttatctttttttcaagttacacattttgcttaattcATCCCCCTTACAAAGCTGCATAAATAAGAGGTATTTTTGGGGCTACAtcttaataattttaaaaaagcaccattttaaggtttttatctgcttctgaaagtgcatttttacagtcaaacttaaggtgaaaaaCAGTAATTTTACTTACCTGTCATGTTTATCTACATGCACTTGACTTGTATTTAacattgtactcaacaattttccacttACAATGTAGTCAGGTATATCAGTCAAGGAATACCACACTGGTACAACACTTAATTTTCCTACCATACAATTCTTACATTGAGCCAGGGACATCCCAAGCTATCAAAGTAAGATTCTCTTTCTGTACATCCCACATTCCATATACATTAATTATACTTACACAGGTGGTTGTTTGTGGCTGTGTTAGCATCAGGGGCTGCAGGGGGAGGTGCGTCATCCCCCGGGTATGGAGGCAGCTCAGACTTGTTTACTGGGTACAAATCTGGCTGAGACACAACCTGTAGGTTTATACAAAGTTTCCTCATTATACATTAACATgcacttatttatctatttatttgattggagttttatgccaaacTCATGAATGgttcacttctatgatggcgaccagcattgtgatgggaggaaacctgaagGAAATCggcgaccatccacaggttgctgcacaCCTTACGATGTCCcgatggagaggaagccagcatggacttgaactaacagcgatgacactggtgagaggttcctgggtcattgctggactggcatgctaaccaccaggACACGAAGGCCCCTTACAGGACAAGTAGGccccttatgtacatgtacataaaacatacagtataaacaatgtaacaatacaAGCCTGTACCATTTAAACCACTGCAAAAATGTTCCTACAActtttttgaaagtatttttgttgcaacataaaaaaaaaacccttgagtaagtgagtgagtggagttttaacgtcatactcaacaatttttcagtcatctgacaacgaatgaatccttagagtgcaggtaatgtgcctccttgttgcaggacagatttccaccgctcttttatctagtgcccctccactgagatgacttaccaaaggcaagtaagcagccccaccggagccactatactgatacgggtcaacaagtcattgcactatcgccttcatgttgaatgccaagctcttttaaagtcttaggtgtgactcgacccaggattgaccctggatctcctACTCCTGAAGAAAGCATTTGAAGGACGACAGAACACAGTGGCCTTTTCGGACCAAATCCCAGTCATGTCATGTTACTTTCACATTGCTTATTTCATGAGATCTTTCAGAACAAGTGTGGAAAATTACAAGAATGAAATTCAAGCCCGAAGCTTTAAACATTcttgggtacatgtataaatggctAATGAAAGAAATTAGAAGGAAATTCCTACTGAAGTGGACACTCGTACTGACCTCAGAGTATGGGGGAGGGGCCATGAAGTATGCTCCGGGATCTGCCCCGGGGCCTGAATACGCATAAGCATGTGGGTATATTGGCATAGCCACGGAGACAGGCGTTCGCGAGTTCCGGTGAGTCGATCGAGGAGGAGGGGCCAAGGAGAGGCCGGACGCCCTCTGACGAGCAAATAACATCTGTCGTCTCTTGTAGTATCCACAACCTCCAAAACATGACATAAGGATGAAGACGATGATGAACctgcatacaaaacaaataactttttaacaggatgaatgaatgaatgaatgaatgattagggtaGTACACCACAATGGGACTATTTAAAGCTACACCAAGGTGAGAACAAgctagaatttatttattttttttatttgattggatttttccctaatcaaaaatatttcacttatataacagtggccagcattatggtggggggaaaccggacagaaaatgggggaaacccaagaccatccgctgGGTGCTGGCAGACAGCATATTACAACCGGGAAACAGTTGAGTTAAACCTTACAGTTAGTTGTATGCAGTAAATACAGTATCATAATAGGAGCATAACCAGGGCAAAAGAAAAACCAGGTCCTCTTAAAAATCAACTAAAACACACAGGAAATCAACTGTAAtttgaaaatcacattaaaaatatgGTTCGTATACAATATCCTAAAATGagattaaaactgtttttttttcacatttattcacAGTTTTGACATGAATGCTGAAAACTATGCTGTCTTTTCTGCTAATCGGGCCCACACAAGAGAGCTCTAGAttagtcattttttttacagcacAGATGCCTTGAGGGTTCAAATCCCATTCTCTTTACTACTCCCAGAGACCTCAGGAGGGTGagtgacagttacatgtacttggcgacctaataaatttataacaaaTTGCTTTTGGACAACAAAAGCTTGTCATGACCTATCAGTGAAACTTGACTCAGCAGTGTATGGGTTTAACTCAGGGATTAGTGGAACTTACCAGAAATACCACATGTTCCAGAGGTTCCACCTGTAATACCTGATCATGGAGGCATCGTAATCCTGGTCAGTACAACAATCTGACCCACAGCACCGTGATGGAGCATTACAGCtgaaaacattcacaaatacacaacattagtaactacatatatgtacatgcaggttaCGCAAAACACACATACGTCATCAGAAGCCATGAACAGCGGACAGCTTACACACATACAGCACCAGTAACCATGGACAGCTgacagcatacacacatacaacatcAGTATAACATGGACAACTgaaagcatacacacatacagt
This DNA window, taken from Liolophura sinensis isolate JHLJ2023 chromosome 11, CUHK_Ljap_v2, whole genome shotgun sequence, encodes the following:
- the LOC135477966 gene encoding WW domain binding protein 1-like, whose translation is MFCDIGRAVRGVAAILFFCFTQVSGELCKEYGHYCNAPSRCCGSDCCTDQDYDASMIRYYRWNLWNMWYFWFIIVFILMSCFGGCGYYKRRQMLFARQRASGLSLAPPPRSTHRNSRTPVSVAMPIYPHAYAYSGPGADPGAYFMAPPPYSEVVSQPDLYPVNKSELPPYPGDDAPPPAAPDANTATNNHLSSSQTASVPTTQVSEVMTNSNSSPVPANLEVDHQCSAPSQGAAGVERARGGGTVTGCPDHTSGRTNQAY